The DNA window aataaaagttttatatgGCAACatgaaacacaataaaaatataaagtttgttTGATCTTCGCTTTCAATTCTTCGTTAGGATgtctttgaaaatataatagcaACTGtgatttaaagttatttttgtttaaaataatattttttattttattaaaaattaattattttatgtattttgaattattttaatatgatgatctaaaaataattttaaaaaaataaaaaaaatattattttaatatattttaataaaaaaaacattttaaaaaaaatccacgcAGAATACAGTCACGAACATTAAACTTTGAGACAAACAGTCGATCATGACTTGGGAGTCTTTCTCATTTTGGTGGGCTACTGGATGCAGTACGGAGCCGGACAATGAAATCTccatcaaagaaaaatcaatttagaaaagaTATCCTTTATACAGATGCCCATGTATTcttacataaatataaaattattattgaatctCATtcaattgtttataattttctggatgaaataaatttttttatatgtaaacaAATTCTCGAGTTTTAAATGGttatagattaaattttatggctctcattttaattaataaaaataaatataaggtaATGTTAGTCCTTCAAGTTTAAAGTTCAAATgtaaaattactattataattttattcaaagacTTACTTAAACTATTgagttaaatttattatttaatataatattaaagttatGATTAAATAGTTACAAGTTGTAATTAATTACAGTTTTCATGTTCTAatcgataaaattaaatataaaataatgtaatttatgcaaattttaaacttaaaaaacattcacttgaaattatataataataaaaaaaaattataccccAAAATTTCATGCAATGTATTAAATTACTGAATTGAGCTGATAATCTTCAACATGAAATAGCTGTCCCACGTGAAACCTAACTCATCCGTGGATGTTAAAAGAAGTCAGCTAGAAACCGCGTTTTCAAAAGAGCTATCTAAGCTATTATTGGTTTCCGGattgtttgtttaaaaaatgtCTGCCAAGTATGAAGATTATTTTGGGATTACACTAATTGTTTAGATATGAACTAGGCTTGCTGAAAACTCCAAAGCTACGAAAAACTGAATAAAATAGTAACTAGAACCGATATTGTAGAAAATATTACCAGCAAGCTGCTGAAAATTTAGTCTTCTTTTACGAATTGGTTAAGATGGTTTTCTTCGGCCAAAATACATGGCTTTCCATGAACTCTTCTATTGTTGGCAAGACTGATGGGATTGTCTTCGTTCCGATGCGCTAGGCATCAAATAATCCATGTCCAAGTTGCTAAAAGGGAAATGAAATAGGTTTaatgttagataataatataaactatattttgaaatctcatttaataacttaaattattaggttaaaataatttttaaactattaaattgaaataattctttaataCTTCACATATATATACAAGAACATAAATTATTCAAGGCAAACTCAACGCTAAATGTTGAACAATAATACTGTATCTTCTTGATAAATTATTCAAGgaggtttctttatttttcgtttttgtaatgaaataacctttttaaaataaagtaaaacaaGCTTGCGAGGCTAATGTTGAAACCTCTACAGCTGCTCAGTCCATTATAAAACACCTCGAAAGCCAAGTTAATTGGAAATGGAATTTCTAAACCGGTCTCCCCTGTACCCGATTTAGCTTTCTCATCTCTTCCGAGTTCTGATCACCTCCCTAGCGCTGTCACTTCTCGCCCAAGCAAAgaacaaaagagaaaacatgACAAGCAGCAAGCCAACACATATCGACAGCAGCATATTGCTTGCCAGCACCATTAGCCAAGCCCAGAAGAGGTGGCGCATTGCTTATCTAGCTATCTGCTCGGTCAGGGCAATGCTTTCTCTCGTAAGAGAGATGACATCAGAAACTAACAGCCATCAGTACTCTGGGATTTTGCACTCTGTTTCCTACACTGTGCTTGATACGGAGCCAACCGGTTCCAAAAATCAGAAGAAAGGGCGTGAATCGACTTTCAATATATCTGAcgatgatcaaatgaaattcaCTAAAATGGTGAAGGAGAAAGACTTGGCATCTCTTAACAATCTTGGAGGAGTTGAAGGTGTCGCCACAGCTTTTGGGATAAACTCAAAAACTGGAATCACTGGTCATGACGAAGAAGTCAGAAGGCGGCGTGAGATGTTCGGTCCCAACACTTACCATAAGCCACCGCCaaaaggatttttatttttcgcGCTGGAAGCTTTTAGAGACACCACCATTCTTATTCTGCTGGTGTGCGCTGCTCTTGCCCTTGGTTTTGGCATCAAACAACACGGCGTAAAGGAGGGCTGGTACGAAGGTGGGAGTATCTTTGTTGCAGTCTTTCTGGTCATTGTTGTCTCTGCGTCCAGCAACTTTAGACAGGAAACACAATTCGACAAGCTATCGAAGATAAGTAACAATATTAAGGTCGATGTTCTTAGAAATGAAAGGCGACAGCAAATATCcatatttgatattgttgtcGGAGATATTGTCTTCTTGAATATTGGTGATCAAATTCCTGCTGATGGCTTGTTCTTGGATGGACACTCTTTGGAAGTGGACGAGTCAAGCATGACGGGAGAGAGTGACCATGTAGCAGTCAACACCCAAGAGAATCCCTTCTTATTTTCTGGTTCGAAAATTGCTGATGGATATGCTCGAATGCTTGTGACATCTGTGGGGATGAACACGGCATGGGGGGAAATGATGAGCTCAATAACTCGTGACTCCAATGAACGAACACCACTACAAGCTCGGCTCGACAAACTAACTTCTTCTATTGGGAAGGTCGGCCTTTCAGTTGCTTTTGTAGTGCTTGTAGTCATGTTGGTTCGTTACTTCACTGGAAATACAAAAGATGACAAGGGGAAGAAGGAGTACATCGGTAGCAGAACAGATACGGATGATGTGTTAAATGCAGTTGTACGCATTGTTGCTGCTGCAGTCACTATTGTGGTTGTTGCAATTCCTGAAGGTTTGCCGTTGGCAGTCACCTTAACACTAGCTTACTCTATGAAGAGAATGATGGCTGACCAAGCAATGGTCAGAAAACTTTCAGCTTGTGAAACAATGGGCTCAGCCACAGTAATTTGCACTGACAAAACAGGCACACTGACACTAAATAAGATGAAAGTAACCAAGTTCTGGCTTGGCCAGGAACCCATTGAGGAAGATTCTTACAAAACAATTGCTCCATCAATTCTTGAAGTATTCCACCAAGGAGTCAGTTTAAACACGACTGGTAGTGTCTACAAATCTGCAACAGGATCTGTGCCTGAGTTTTCAGGCAGTCCAACTGAAAAGGCTATTCTTTCATGGGCCGTTTCTGAACTGGGCATGGATATGGAAAAATTGAAGGAAAGTTGTACCATTCTTCATGTTGAAACTTTCAACTCAGAGAAGAAACGAAGTGGGGTTTCAATAAGGAAGAAGGCTGACAATACTGTTCATGTACATTGGAAAGGGGCTGCTGAGATGATATtagctttgtgttcaagttaTTATGACAGTCGTGGCAGCATAAAGTCCATGGACGAAGATGAAAGAAGTAAAATCGAGAAAATAATCCAAGGTATGGCGGCTAGTAGCCTTCGATGCATTGCGTTTGCTCATAAAAGGATCACAGAGGAAGGAATGAAAGACAACGACGGGGAGCCACACCAGAGGCTACAAGAAGATGGTTTGACCTTGTTAGGGATAGTTGGGCTGAAGGATCCGTGTAGAATTGGAGCCAAGAAAGCGGTGGAAATTTGCAAAGCTGCCGGAGTGAGCGTGAAAATGATAACTGGTGACAATATTTTCACAGCAAAAGCTATAGCAACAGAATGCGGCATATTAGAGCTCAAAAGCCAAGTTGACAGTGAAGAAGTGGTGGAAGGTGTTGTATTTCGTAACTACACGGATGAACAGAGAATGGAGAAGGTAGATAAGATCCGTGTGATGGCAAGGTCCTCCCCTTTCGACAAACTTCTAATGGTACAATGCCTGAGACAGAAAGGTCATGTTGTTGCAGTCACAGGAGATGGCACGAATGATGCACCTGCATTAAAAGAAGCAGATATAGGACTCTCTATGGGCATCCAAGGTACTGAGGTTGCCAAGGAGAGCTCAGATATTGTGATTTTGGATGATAACTTTACTTCTGTGGCTACTGTTTTGAGGTGGGGGCGGTGTGTATACAACAATATTCAGAAATTTATTCAGTTCCAACTAACTGTGAACGTTGCAGCTCTTGTGATCAACTTTATTGCAGCAGTTTCAGCCGGTGAGGTTCCATTAACAGCCGTTCAGTTGTTGTGGGTAAACCTCATCATGGATACATTGGGAGCTCTGGCCCTTGCTACAGAGCGACCCACTGATGAGCTAATGGAGATGTCACCAGTGGGGCGAACTGCGCCCCTCATCACTAATATAATGTGGAGAAATCTTCTAGCTCAAGCTTTTTATCAGATAACAATATTATTGACATTACAGTTTGCAGGCGAGTCTATCTTCAATGTAAGTGCAGAGGTTAACGATACACTAATATTCAACACTTTTGTGCTTTGCCAAGTTTTCAACGAATTCAATGCAAGGAATATGGAAAAGCAGAACGTATTCAAAGGCATTCACAGGAACCATTTGTTTCTGGGAATCATCGCCACTACTATTGTTCTTCAGGTGGTGATGGTGGAATTCCTGAAGAAGTTTGCAAGTACAGAGAGGTTGAACTGGTGGCAGTGGGTGACTTGTATTGCATTTGCTGCTGTGTCATGGCCAATTGGTTGGTTTGTGAAACTTATTCCAGTTTCAGGCAAACCATTCCTCAGTCACCTCAAGCGGCCGGTAGCAACATATAAAAGAGTCATGCATTCCATATACTTCAGAGGAACGTCTTAGAATGGTGGAAGGTGAAAACAACAATGGTATTGGCCGAGTAGCATTCGGAAAGCAGCTTCAGATAAGAGCGTGTTACTGAGCACTAGAAGCAAGTTACTCATAATCCCAGTTCACGAACCCTCTTTCTTAATCCCAGATTCATGAATGTGGTAGAAAAGGGTTTGTTGATTGAGATTAAAGCTTCGTTTATCTTGCTCTGGTATTAACGTGACGCACTCTTAAGCTAGCCACTTTCAGGATACTACTCCTCCAATGCCTTGTAGCTTTATACTGATAGATGAAACTAGTTATCCAGACTCTTCTTGTAACTGTgaagtaatatttatatagatttatttattaaggatagaatattatttttagtttaatttatatatatattttttgtatttagctTAACACTAAGCATTTATAATAAACAGATCATTGAGAATTCTAGCTTCCTGTTTGtgtttgatcttaattattttaacatggtatcagagctgattTTATGGAACAAGGTTTAATCCAGAACACAGCTTTCGCGGATCCAactattattttggtatttcgtcttccccttcagcttctgcaatttggtatttgcgttcagattctgcaaatttgttttgtgtttttgagtaatcgtataatttcgagaagatatttgtttagtttctgtaATTTCtattcagtttctgcaatttggtattttgttttccgctgcTATTGCATTTTGGTTCtatgtgattgttgattatgactactgaaagagatgattcgcttaagtctgtgagtgtgaggttggatgggaagaactatttgtattggagctatgtaatgagaaattttcttaagggtaagaagatgtggaGATATGTAAGTGGAACTTATGTGGTACCTAAGAATACTGAAGAAGGAGATACTACTTCGATAGATGCAtgagaagcaaacaatgcaaagatcattacttggattAACAATTTTGTTGAGCATTCTATAGGTACGCAGTTGGTGAAGTATGAGATAGCAaaggaggtttgggatcatctgcaatggttattcacgcaatcaaattttgcaaaacagtatcagttaaagaatgacatacgagctcttcaccagaagaatatgagtattcaggagttctattctgccatgacagatctttgggatcaattgacTCTTACAGAATCGGCAGAATTAAAAGCATGTGATGCTTCTATTGAacgtagagagcagcaacgatttgtacaatttttaacagcacttcgt is part of the Populus trichocarpa isolate Nisqually-1 chromosome 2, P.trichocarpa_v4.1, whole genome shotgun sequence genome and encodes:
- the LOC7480012 gene encoding calcium-transporting ATPase 12, plasma membrane-type: MTSSKPTHIDSSILLASTISQAQKRWRIAYLAICSVRAMLSLVREMTSETNSHQYSGILHSVSYTVLDTEPTGSKNQKKGRESTFNISDDDQMKFTKMVKEKDLASLNNLGGVEGVATAFGINSKTGITGHDEEVRRRREMFGPNTYHKPPPKGFLFFALEAFRDTTILILLVCAALALGFGIKQHGVKEGWYEGGSIFVAVFLVIVVSASSNFRQETQFDKLSKISNNIKVDVLRNERRQQISIFDIVVGDIVFLNIGDQIPADGLFLDGHSLEVDESSMTGESDHVAVNTQENPFLFSGSKIADGYARMLVTSVGMNTAWGEMMSSITRDSNERTPLQARLDKLTSSIGKVGLSVAFVVLVVMLVRYFTGNTKDDKGKKEYIGSRTDTDDVLNAVVRIVAAAVTIVVVAIPEGLPLAVTLTLAYSMKRMMADQAMVRKLSACETMGSATVICTDKTGTLTLNKMKVTKFWLGQEPIEEDSYKTIAPSILEVFHQGVSLNTTGSVYKSATGSVPEFSGSPTEKAILSWAVSELGMDMEKLKESCTILHVETFNSEKKRSGVSIRKKADNTVHVHWKGAAEMILALCSSYYDSRGSIKSMDEDERSKIEKIIQGMAASSLRCIAFAHKRITEEGMKDNDGEPHQRLQEDGLTLLGIVGLKDPCRIGAKKAVEICKAAGVSVKMITGDNIFTAKAIATECGILELKSQVDSEEVVEGVVFRNYTDEQRMEKVDKIRVMARSSPFDKLLMVQCLRQKGHVVAVTGDGTNDAPALKEADIGLSMGIQGTEVAKESSDIVILDDNFTSVATVLRWGRCVYNNIQKFIQFQLTVNVAALVINFIAAVSAGEVPLTAVQLLWVNLIMDTLGALALATERPTDELMEMSPVGRTAPLITNIMWRNLLAQAFYQITILLTLQFAGESIFNVSAEVNDTLIFNTFVLCQVFNEFNARNMEKQNVFKGIHRNHLFLGIIATTIVLQVVMVEFLKKFASTERLNWWQWVTCIAFAAVSWPIGWFVKLIPVSGKPFLSHLKRPVATYKRVMHSIYFRGTS